The DNA region AtgatcttagtttagcatgttagcacgCTAACATTTGCAAATGAGTACTAAACACACAGTACAGCTGACACTGATGAGAATGTTGTCAGGTTTTTAAAGGTTCAGTGACAAATCAAAGTTTTGGACACATTCAAAATTTGAACTGATGATGGGGCGACATCAAAAGCGATTATTAGCTCCAAAGTCTCATGCTTTGTCTGTGGGACTCACACAACTGGCACAGATCTCACAACCTCACACCACACATGCCTTTTCTCACGCTTAATTTTCATCTTTGCTTCTTTTGATGGAACAACAGGATTATTTTTTCACTGGCTGATGTGCAGATCATAACAAGGTTAAGGCAGCATCTTTCATGGATTGTCAGTGTCATCTGTTTGGACCAAAAGCATATAACTACAAATGATTGTGATGTGCATAACAGTGGAGCTAATCATTTATTCAGATATTAATTCTAATTTGACAGACCTGAGAGACTAAAGCGTTGGATGATAGGAGTGACTTACTGAGATGCATAGATCTTACTTATGTTTTgaagaaaaatatgtgtaatatcTGGAGTGTAATGGGTCAATTCACCACAAATAATTCTCATTTTATTATCAACAAAAATAATAGGAACAAATCTGACTCCAAGCTAAAGTCAAAACTTGGCAACCTGGTTATTACAGTTCAGCCAGAGGGAGACATTAATATCTATACCAAAGTTTATGGCAATCGTTGAGACATTTTACTCAAAAGTCCAAATCTAAATCTTATGTTGGTGCAGGACTggaactaatgattatttttcaattgGTATATTGGTCATTAGGATTCATGccctggggaccatgaatgtctgtacaaaatttcaaGACAATCCAgtcaatagttgttgagatatttcagtttagtCCAAAGTGGCTGACAAACCAACATTgcttatttaattaattaactttaTGTACCTCTTAGGAAAAAACCTGGCTTATATGAAGTAGTTTGTCAACTGTGAGCAATCAGGAGCGTCAAACGGTAAAGTTTAtccctattattattattattattattaacttgtTGGCTCCTCATCATGTACGCTGTAACCAATAATAGCAGCAGACAGATAACCAATAGTTCAACACTATGTAATTCTGTGCATAAGTGTAAGCGTAGAATCTTTGGTTCAAAGCTGCTGTTCCTTTGTGTTGTCAAGGATCagccatcctgtcttctctaaGGGTCAGCTGTCTTatgttcttgttgttgttgagacCAACACTGAACTTATAAATAATTGACTAAAGCTGTAAGAGGTTAAGCCTAAGTGGACGTCTTTGTGTGGGGCAGGGGAGGGGATTAATTCAATGAAACAAGTGTGACTGAAAGTGCCCACTCACCTCTTACTTGAATTTACGAGCTAAGATTTCTATATACAGTAAGTGCTGCTCTCCTGAGATAGTGGAAAGGATTATTACGTCATATCCTTCTTCATTCATGAATTTCAGGATGTGACCTTTTCTTTGTGCTTATTTAAAAAGTCACAAAGAAAGTTTCTCCTATGATTCAGGCTGCATTgcactgattgattgattgactgtttagaataagagagaaagagaagatgaTTTTGTGGTTTTCTTGTAGTGGTTTGACAGTCCACCGCCGATACAAGTTTAcatgatcatttttatttaaatgctgAAAATGTAAGGTTCATCAGACAGCCAGTGTCAATGAGTACTAAAACTGACAGATACCACGAATAAAAACATCAAGTTCATAAAGTCATCGTCttcagtaaataaaaatgtaaataatacaaaatacaagCACAGTGAGAGTATTACATCGGGacaaagtagaagaagaaggaagaaggtgaGGTCAGTGTTTACAGGATAGAGAGAGTGAGCATTAGACATAgagtaggattttttttttttcattttcatttgttgcattttttttttataaaatcatAGCACAGAGGATAAAGTAAGGGGTCAACCACATCTGACATCAAGAGATAATCCCATCCATTCAGTTTGGAGTATTTACCAGTGAAATGTAATACATTCATGCAATATAAACTTCCTCTAACCTAAAACTTAACTTTGCAGACAAGCATTTGAATCATGGTTCAATaatcttccctttttttcaaACAATATATAACAcagtaaaagacaaaagagagaaaatgttttaaaagtggaCATAATCTCATAAGTCCATAAACAAAAGCTGCATTGTCTTTTGCCCTTCAGAGCCGCCTCAAATGGCAAAAACAGGGCAGACAAACTGCCTAGCAGTCCGGAGTGAGACACAAGTTTCCAGCGTCCTCTTGGGaaagggtcaaatttgaatCAGGGCAAGGTTTGAGTCTGTGAGGAGGCGTCCAATCAGACGTACTGCTCTTTGGGGAAAGTGTACGCTGCCATCCCAGGGGGAGGAGAAGCCAGGCCCGGCACGGAGGGGTACTTAAAGATGGCTGTGGTGTgtgagggaggggagaaggtgTTTTTTGATGTGgcggtgctgctgctgctgctgctggtggttgCATTAGTGGGTTGTGAGGAGTGGTAGGGGTGTTGGGGCAGAAATGAGAGAGGGGGGTTAATGGGAGGGGAGTAGGGCTCTGGGTAGTCCTCCTTGTTACAGGCCAGTCTGTAGCTCACATAGTCTGCTGTGTTTGGAAGCTCTTCATAAAATCGTGCTGAATGCTGTGGAGAGGTGGGAGGAAATCAGAAATAAAGTGCATCTTAAGAACAGTGGTGGAAGTTGACATTTAAGACTAGTAATTTGtgatgtgaaaaaagaaaaagaaaaaattagtTATGTCTGTTTTGGTGTGATATAATacaagaggaaggagaagaaaaaccAGGTTTTGAGACACCACTACTAATCAACTAATCTAACATCTTTCTCCATTTCTGCCTTTCTGTTCTCTCAAAGGTCACCACTCTTAAGATGAAAGAAAATTCACAAAGCTGAACTTTATGAGAGGCCTTATTACTTTTCCATCACTAGTAAAATCCACTGATAACACAAACTCCACTAAAATGAAGTGATTAAGATCCATAATGTTCCTATTATAAATGGTGGTGGACCTTACACTCTGCGTCTACAACTGTTTTCCTGATAAATACTAAACttttccaaaaaataaataaatatatatatatatatatatatatatgtgtgtatatacacataAATTCAAATCATAGCAGAAATATTAGTGAAGATACACAAATATCAccaaacataaaacatacagtatattcagttttacttttgtgCTTTGgaagtttttatttcattatttttgtgaTGACTGATAtgattgctgttttttttatgttggtaACAGTTCcattatgtatgtttttaatgcataatattatgtttttaatgtaatatagAATATTATATAAGCATTAGTATCAATATAGCATTAATTCTGTTGTTATTCTACTATTGTAATGTACTTTCAGGAATACCATGTATACAGTTTTATGAAATATGTAAGCTATAGCATAAGTATGCTTTACTTTAACATGTGATATATAAATTACAACACATAGTGTACCTGAATATCATCTGCTGGTCTTTTCCTTATTGGCTGGGACAGTTTTCTGGACGGAGAGTCATTTCTGAtcataaagaaagagaaagtatGAGATACACGATTCAAGGATACACAGCCTTTTCGTACAAACATGCACATGACCTAAAGGgatagatggataaatggaCTGTTTACGTACGAGGACTCGCTTTTTCTACTTCTTATTTTGAGCACCAGGACTGTGATGGTAATGCCCATAAGTACTCCAGCAGCCAGTAATAAGGCGACTACACTGATCACATCACCAGTTGCGATCTGCGGTAATGGCTTTTCtacaaagaaaatacacataAGCATGTATCAGTAAATATTAGAACAAACATGCATCGTCATTTACAGTGTCATGGCAGGGAAAAACTGATGAACTGACTCCAGATAACCGTACCTATAATGCTGATTTCCACGGAGGCTGATCTCGTGCCAATGCTGTTAGTTGCATCACACACATAGGTACCTTGCAGATCGTATGTGGCCGGCCCTTTAAATGTAAGAACATTGTCTCGGATCTCTGCATTGCTCGGTATGGAGCCATTTATCCtgcagaaaacaggaaaaatgaatcaaaaataGAAAccaaaactcttcaaaataacatttttatcaaagttaataaatcagtttttgaGGTTTGTTTTGAAAATCATGTGTATCCCGACTAAATTCCCTTTAGATAGTGGATTTgagtgaaacaaaaacaaactgtactCACACTCTCCActgatacagagagacagctgggTTGGCATCAGCTTGGCAGCTCAGTTGGACGTTTTCTCGGTTCAGATACCAGTTTCCATCAAAGCCATCCACCGAAACATCTGGCTCGTCTGgtagacacacgcacacacattaaaaaaagagaaaataaagcttGTAATAGTGTTGTGGCACACAtgacacaacacaaaacatctgtccttctgtctacCTGCGATGTTATGAAAGAGAGACTTACACTGAATATCAAGGGTGACACTGTCAGTGTAGACCTCCTCGTTGTAAGTGGTGACGCAGGTGAGCGTTTccttgtgtgtgtctctgctgggCACCAAAATGTAGTCACTCTGAATGGTGAATGTCCCATCTGAGTTTTTGTACTCCCGGGTGGTCACTTCTCCTGGCACCCTCGTCTCCCACCTGCATACGTTAAGAAATCAGTGTCATGGCACAGAGTAGATACAGACTGTGCATGTGCATAGCAAAGGGACAAAGGTTTAATTTAGGAAAGCTACAtatgaaaagaagaagcagaagacaTGAAATTGATCAAGTAGAAGCATGCAGATATAAGAAAGAGGGTGGTTTTAGGTAGGATTAAAATAACTAGGAGGGTGTTGTCACAAAGCAAGCCACAACACTTCCTGTAGTAAAACtcagcttttaaaaatgaagggCAAGAGGGAAAATACTCCTttagacacacaaaacacacacacacacacacacacacacacacacacacctgatggtACCAGGTGGTTTTCCATTGGCAGAGACGCAGGTGGCCACCGGTGTTTTCAGGTTGGATGCGCGAGCCACCAGTGTTGGCGAGGACAGACTCATCTGGGTTGTTGGGCGAACTGAACCAATAAAAATAAGCATAAGCACTGAGTTGTATTCTTTTAAAGCATGATAATTTAGTGTAATGTTGAAATTATTACAGCTTATTCAAGGTGTTGACAGGTAAAAGTTGTACCCCCTCAATTTAGATCTATATGTAAAGTGGTATCCATGCACTTGGtacttaatatttatattaggatataaagtaaaatagaaaataaaaaatgtcagatattacattttcacattgctAGCTAGAGCTCTATAATGTACAGGTATTCAATTGCCTTCAGAAAACagaatacagtatttttcaatgtcaaagttcattcttgatttGGGAAACAGTAGTTTGACAAAAATGTAATCTTCAAATAATCTGCCAGACTGCAAAACTATTGTGGACCACCGGTAAAACTGAATTATGTGCCATTCAACACCTTAAAGGAATGACTCAACAtttgggaaatatgctcatTTGCTTTCATTGGAGACCACTCTCATATCTACCCTGTCCATTAAATGGCTTAGCTGTTTGGCTTAGCCTAGCATAAAAGCCTGAAaaaggggaaacagctagctcaGCTCTGTCTGAAGGTAATGTAATCTACCTGCACCTCTAACACtaactaattaacacattatatttcgtttgtttaatttgtataaaaaaaaactagagtAAAGTTGTGTTTTATGGGGGGATTCATTCTTGGCTGTGAGCAGTGACTTTCTGGATTGTCTGCTTATTGTTTGACAACCTCATGATAACGGCAAGACTCTCCTAAAATGTCCAACTATTCCCTTAATATCTGTACTTGTGCACTGAACAAAAGTGCTGTGACCATTACTGATCAAAGTGTCTACTGAAAGTCATCAGTAGATGGCCAAAGAAACATCAAAATCACCACTGAACAGAGACAAGTGCACTTTAAAGTCTCAGTGagttacaatgttttttttttttgggggggggggggggggtcatagGTCAGTTTCCAAGGTTGAGGATGAACTTTTGCACTCaagaaacccccaaaacaacAGATGTTCATAAAGCATCCTCTGACAGATCTATCTGAGGGTGCTATCTGAGGTTTCTCACACGTAAAGCTCAGATAATCCGACGTCTGTCTTACCGTAGACGGTGAGGTTTACTGTGTTTTCTCTGTTCCCTGCAGGGAATGTGGTGTATTCACAGATGTAGCTGGCCTCATCAGAGAGGCGTAGTGAGGAGAAAGTGATGGTGGTGTCATCAAGAGTTGGAGTTCGGCGCCTCACTGCTGCATTCTTGAAGGTGACACGGTCCCTATAGGGTGGGGCAACAGACACACCCAGGGATGGGTTGGCGATCGCCACATTCTGCTTTGTGCCGTTCACTAGTTTCTGCCATGTTACCTTGGGAGGGAAGGATCGATGGAAATGGAAACAGTTATTGATGGAGAACAGGGAAAAGCTCTCTGACCTAAACCACAGACAAATTAATATTTCTATGTTTATGAGTAAtagatattatttattatataagaGTTTGCttacaataaagaaacaaaatgaatgtgaaataaGTATCCACAATGTGCCAGTTCCACCAAACCGCACTGGTGACTCTAGCCCATTACACtgcatattatttattatatatactatattattattattattatttatgttattatattatttataccaCAAATTAATTTCCTGGCAGGTAGTGGATCAGCTCACTAATGCATTCAATAGATGGTTGGAGTAAACAATTGCTAGTTACATTATTAATGCCATTTGAGAGCAGGGACTGACTTGAGATCTTTAATGCTTTGAAAAGGCAGCTAGTAAACAAACTGCTTTAAAAGTCCCTGATGTACTTCCCAATATTTGCTCAATATTTGCTCAATGATGCACATCTCCAATATTTCTATATGTCCtctaaatgtgaaaaaatgtaattgattttctttcctgtgCCACATCTGAtgcaaattaaatgtgttttctgtttgcaCTGACCAACAAATAGAAGGTGCTGACATTCCTCCAATAAGCATGTTTTGTTGAAGCAGTTGTGTAACTAATACAATGTAATATTATGTTTAGTCAGATCCTTCCACCACATGATTGAGCCAAAGAAGGCCTATTTTTgatatgatgatgttttttttgttttttaaggggTGGGTGAGAGAGATTAGAGCATTtggagagacagaaatagtCCACTGACTTAACTGACCTTTCCTCTCACGCCACTAGCAGCTCCGAGTTTTCACTAAAGgttcacatttgtggttttaagcGAAATGTCTCAGCAACTTTTGAATGCATTGTTGTGACTGTTGGTACACGTCATATTGCCCTCAGGAAAACTGCAACAACCCAAAGATGCAGAATTTTCATCGaatgccatcatcaggtcaaaatttaaaatagtccaaaatgattaaatacatgtaaaatgaACGACAATCCCATTAGCTTCATGCTTATCTAACAAGGTAAACATGGTAGACTTTGAGCCTGCTTACCATCAGCATGTTCGCACTGTTATTATGAACATGTCAGCAGGCTGATGTTAGCATCTAGCTCACAGTAGAGCTGTACCTAAGTACAGAGCTGCTAGTCTGGCTGTAGAATCTTCTTTTTTAATACCTGACATTTGgtaggaaaataaaaatgtattcattattggCCTTTACTTGTGGTTAGTTTTGTATTCACACAGGGTTTTTATCAATGAATCATGAACTTTTGGGCATAGCGTCATGTGGACTGACAGGTGACTCTTTCATTGAACAGATGCATCATCAGAGCATAATTGACTAAGgtaaataaatcacaaaaaattAACTGATTATGGAGCATTGATAGTCAAGtaaagaacagagaaagaagaggcaTTTTGTACTGTAATAATATTACAAAAGGATAGTTACTGTGTGGTAACATACATTATTTGTATTGGGTAACTGGCATCTAATGGAACAGACttgacagaaatggaatataatattcacaagtatgttttttaatttgtgtataatCACCCAAAAATAAGAATCGTGTCTGTGTTAGCTTAGAATGAGCCAGCTGAAACCTCATCACTACATGCCACttaatcctacacactggtcctttaactccttttcactttct from Scomber japonicus isolate fScoJap1 chromosome 13, fScoJap1.pri, whole genome shotgun sequence includes:
- the nectin1a gene encoding nectin cell adhesion molecule 1a → MENARFWIFLITTGVISGVNGQSVEMDDGKSGYVGSKVDLRCRFINSSPPVKISQVTWQKLVNGTKQNVAIANPSLGVSVAPPYRDRVTFKNAAVRRRTPTLDDTTITFSSLRLSDEASYICEYTTFPAGNRENTVNLTVYVRPTTQMSLSSPTLVARASNLKTPVATCVSANGKPPGTIRWETRVPGEVTTREYKNSDGTFTIQSDYILVPSRDTHKETLTCVTTYNEEVYTDSVTLDIQYEPDVSVDGFDGNWYLNRENVQLSCQADANPAVSLYQWRVINGSIPSNAEIRDNVLTFKGPATYDLQGTYVCDATNSIGTRSASVEISIIEKPLPQIATGDVISVVALLLAAGVLMGITITVLVLKIRSRKSESSNDSPSRKLSQPIRKRPADDIQHSARFYEELPNTADYVSYRLACNKEDYPEPYSPPINPPLSFLPQHPYHSSQPTNATTSSSSSSTATSKNTFSPPSHTTAIFKYPSVPGLASPPPGMAAYTFPKEQYV